In Paracoccus aerodenitrificans, the following are encoded in one genomic region:
- a CDS encoding invasion associated locus B family protein, protein MSARRSSTALAAILALGCTPLMAQTASDVPADAAQSTEAQPAAEAGAEAGTTEGAADQTPEATAEEADSSEDAATGESAEAPAEGEAAEPAAPEEPQLGSYYERESHQDWSLRCIRTESGADPCELYQLMRDGQGNSVAEITLIPLQNGAEAVAGATIVSPLETDLTAGLALRVDSAQPKAYPFNFCAPVGCVSRVGLTEAELNSLKRGNQATVSLLPYGATPDQVVELPLSLTGFTAGYTALETAVTEMRAQAEAETTAEDSPEAATPAAETTEE, encoded by the coding sequence ATGTCGGCAAGAAGATCCTCAACGGCGCTGGCGGCAATTCTGGCGCTTGGCTGCACCCCGCTGATGGCACAGACTGCCTCGGACGTACCGGCGGATGCGGCGCAGTCAACAGAGGCACAGCCTGCTGCGGAAGCCGGGGCCGAGGCTGGGACTACGGAAGGCGCCGCCGACCAGACTCCGGAAGCGACCGCAGAGGAAGCTGATTCGTCAGAGGATGCAGCAACCGGCGAATCGGCTGAAGCTCCGGCTGAGGGTGAAGCGGCAGAGCCTGCCGCTCCGGAGGAACCCCAACTGGGTTCCTATTACGAACGTGAATCGCATCAGGACTGGTCGCTGCGCTGCATCCGCACGGAATCGGGTGCTGATCCTTGCGAGCTGTATCAGCTCATGCGTGACGGGCAGGGCAACTCCGTCGCCGAAATCACCCTGATTCCGCTGCAGAATGGCGCTGAGGCCGTTGCCGGGGCGACCATTGTCTCGCCGCTTGAAACCGATCTGACCGCAGGTCTGGCGCTGCGCGTGGATTCGGCTCAGCCGAAGGCCTATCCGTTCAATTTTTGCGCTCCGGTCGGCTGCGTCTCGCGCGTCGGTCTGACCGAGGCAGAGCTGAACTCGCTGAAGCGCGGCAATCAGGCGACGGTCAGCCTGCTGCCTTATGGTGCAACGCCGGATCAGGTCGTGGAGCTGCCGCTGTCGCTGACCGGCTTTACCGCAGGCTATACCGCGCTTGAGACCGCCGTCACCGAGATGCGTGCGCAGGCAGAGGCGGAAACCACCGCTGAGGACAGCCCGGAAGCAGCCACCCCCGCCGCTGAGACAACGGAAGAATAA